AGATAGGAGAAACCCTTTATGAGAGGGATGAATCAGTGCTTGCCCTTTTCACATCGTCTATCCAGGCTCTTAAAGCGTTCAATCATATAGATTTTCTTAAAGGATTAAAGGATAGAATGGAATCCATATCCTATGACATTGAGGATTTATACAGGGAAATAAAGATAAACGAAAGAGATATAAATGACGACCAAGATGAATTAAATAGAACAGAAGAAAGGCTATCAAAGATTTTTACCATAAAAGAAAAATACGGAAAGACCCTGGATGATATAAGAAGATACCGTGAAAATGCCCAAAATAGGCTTTTCTATCTCAAGGGTCTGGAAGAACACATAAAGGATACTCAACAGAAGATAGATTCCCTTAAAAAAGAATTAGATAATCTGGCTGGGTTCATATCAGATAAGAGGAAAGAGATATCGCCTGAGATGGCAAGGCTTGTAATGGATGAATTAAAGCTCCTTGCCATGGAAAACACCGTTTTTGTCATTGATATAAAGGATAGAGGTTATATAGAGGAAGATGGAAAAGATGTCGTGGACTTTTTAATAAGCACAAATCCAGGTGAGGCATTAAAACCACTGACAAGTGTGGCATCAGGTGGTGAACTCTCAAGGATTATGCTTGCCATTAAAAAGGTCATGGGTGGAGATGAAAAAAAGACCCTTATATTTGATGAGGTGGATACAGGTATAGGGGGTATGGTGGCAGATATGGTGGGACAAAGGCTTAAAAGCCTGTCAAGAAACCATCAGATTATCTGCATAACTCATCTTCCCCAGATAGCTGTTTATGGAGATTGCCATTTCCTTGTTGAAAAAAAACAGATGAAGGATTATACAATAACAAATATAAAAAGGCTTGAAGATTCAGATAGGGTTTATGAGATAGCCAGGATGTTAGGCGGCATGGAGATA
This DNA window, taken from Syntrophorhabdaceae bacterium, encodes the following:
- the recN gene encoding DNA repair protein RecN — protein: MLTFLRVRGFAIIDELEVDFENGFNIITGETGSGKSIIINALSTLINQKISSDVLKTSARQAEIVAHFSYDGKEYILKRIIHTTGRSRAYLNDEPITLGKIEELGNTFLHIYGQNEYRELFEKDRYIHLIDSIAGITDKRMSLARMVKELKELETELKSMIKDAGESSKEISFLEFQIDEIDRANLKDGEEEELRQRIKVLKDAQRIKLALQEIGETLYERDESVLALFTSSIQALKAFNHIDFLKGLKDRMESISYDIEDLYREIKINERDINDDQDELNRTEERLSKIFTIKEKYGKTLDDIRRYRENAQNRLFYLKGLEEHIKDTQQKIDSLKKELDNLAGFISDKRKEISPEMARLVMDELKLLAMENTVFVIDIKDRGYIEEDGKDVVDFLISTNPGEALKPLTSVASGGELSRIMLAIKKVMGGDEKKTLIFDEVDTGIGGMVADMVGQRLKSLSRNHQIICITHLPQIAVYGDCHFLVEKKQMKDYTITNIKRLEDSDRVYEIARMLGGMEITDKTIQRSEEMLENVKKSDY